From the genome of Lytechinus pictus isolate F3 Inbred chromosome 4, Lp3.0, whole genome shotgun sequence:
aggggtgcattttcagaaaatggaaaatacgtgtttagggtgcttttcgggtgccaggtaaaaatggcagaggtaataatggcagaggtgaaaatggcagaggtaaaaatggcagaagtaaaaatggcagaggtaataatggcagaggtaaaaatggcagaagtaaaaatggcagaggtaaaaatggcagaggtgaaaatggcagaggtgaaaatggcagaggtaaaacaaaatggcagaggtaaaaatggcagaggtaaaaatggaagagaaaaaatggaataatgaagcttcggaattacaaatgtatgcgatattttacctagagctgtcatttttacctctcccattataacccctgccattttacctctgccattattacctctgccatttttacatctgccatttttacctttgccatgtttacctctgccattttttttacctctgccattattacctctgccatttttacttctgccatttttgcctctaCCATTTTTGCCTCTACCatgtttacctctgccatttttttttacctctgccatttttacctctgccatttttacatctgccatttttacctctgccatttttacctctgccataattattgcctctgccatttttacctctgccatttttacaccgagccgctTTTCGAGAcaccatggtcgcgcatggtatccactcgtcaatggaagtggccccccaggctgggggtgctgatgtaaatttgacaagcgaaaaaaactttctctaaaaaataaaggtcattttggtcccgagggggggggggggcacttttgtGTTACATTTATCAATTACTCACAGCTATTACAATCACAGGGGGTGCTGCCAATGGATAATGATCCATGCAGCACCCCCATGTAATTCCCAGGGCCATGTATTATGCACACAGTTATATACCCTTGTACATAAAGCCCGTGATGTGATAGATACACACTTTCTTTCTTACAcctactgaaaatttgctcACTCGCCGCATTATCCAATAATCGCACCTTATGAAAGACGACTTAGGTCATCATGTCTTACaactactgaaaatttgctcgcttgcttcgctTGTTAGTTCAGTAGTTTATTACACAAGTTCATTTAAATAatagccattgaaaaaaaatgtgagaggGCTTTAACTGAAAGATAAAAGGATTGTGTACACGGTTATATACCCCCGTATACATAGCCCTAGCTAGGTGTGGGGATTTcccccaatttttttaattttcaggtcaatatattGCTTTCTTCATCCCCCCACTGCTCGGACCGGATCTACGCCAGTGACCTGTACATATAGGCCCCTAATTATATACATGAAGTGTGCACGGGACACAACCATCACCTCCCCCTTCACACGGTTTACTTCGTCAGAGATGTTGCCTCTACGTCTTCGTCAGCCTTTATTACAAACCTTTGACGAAGACGTAATATTACAAACCCTTGTCGAAGATGTAATAAACTCCTGACGAAGACGCAAGACGTCGAAAATTTGAgtattttattgcaataattacctaatttgaaaaaaaacccacacacATTAACTTTATTACTATTTAGCCAATACGTGAAACTATCAACTGTAGGATATTATTATGCTGCATACATACCTGTAGATATTGCCCCCATTTTGGATGTTTTCTGATCCATACATCGCAAGTTTCACCGTAGGGACTCCATTCTGAAACAATTTgggaatgtgcagggaaatcaAGGAGGACTATACCTCCTGGTTTAAGACACTGGTAAATATTCTTTAAGACGCTCTTTTCAAAGCACCAATGAAGAGCTGTCATGCTCAGAATTTTATCGAACTTTTCCCGCCAGTCGGTAAGAAGAGGACCAAACGTCTGCGCGTCTTCTTCAAAGTATCGTATATTGTGCCCTGAGTTTTCAATTCTAGCGAACTCCACCAATCCGTGAGAGATATCTAGGcctgaaataaaatcattttagaaTCTCTAAGGCACAAATATCGATAGCCTGGCAGGGACAGGGGGTTGAATGGTTTTGATTATATTAAGAGATATTTCTAGAAGATTTTATCtgtattataaataataatccTTGTGATGATAAATTGTTAAAGATATATGACAGATAGATTCTAAcctttcttttaaaatgatcattttaaatttattttgcatggaTTCTAATTcaattatattaatgattttgtattatttaataCTTTCATATGACTTATGTATaatgaggaagaaataaaatatgcttttaaaacaaaatgtactTCAGGGTGTGGAGGTAGGGTTTAACCCCTAAAAATTTTCAAGTAGTGAATAAGGaagtaagaaaaatattgaaaaagaagaaaaccagaaaataacagaaatagGAGAAACACCAATCTTGAGCAAGgaggttaaagataaattccagttgtgggaacgatctcaaaatgactttttacagaatttaatataatgatcaccaaagtttctgtttgtatgaaaaaatatatgtgccaaaggattctggaagaaattgtgtaattgctgagaaataagcaaaataagcgcggattcggtcacttccgtcgggtctttattccagcaataataatacactgtcccacgtgtgcctatctgtgttggtgatcttcagtgtgatagttttttagctagatattatgatttcacaaagttcagtttatgtaactgtaccagatctagatccacgatgatatatcaatactttaccttggttttacagactttctcacgaaatcagtgttttactgcaactgcgttcatttagctttaaagaaAAGCAAAATGATATTTAACCCTTATTTGACTGAGGGGCCACTCGACAAATTTCTCAATTACGGCGTCGCGCGAATTTTTTTGAACGCGCGGCTCACTGACTTCTTACTttgaagtcttgcgcatcttttgagaccaaaatttgCAACGTGGTTTACGAAATAACGCAACATTTTGTGAGTGCATGTCAGAcaccaaattgctcaaaaacgagattccgtgtacaaagtcaatgcaaattatgtttttcaaccaaaaatcataaatgtattattattattacttttgttggtttaaatatatttatttttatgctctttatgatcgcaaaagagtccCTGAAAAATTCattggaaaaaaacataaaaaaataaaggttataaaaaaaaatgaaatacataagaatttaaaaacaataaaacacaaattaGAAAGTAATtatattttggcaatttttgtCTATATATGTTAGAAATGTATCAATCAATACTCTCActaaaaattagcattctactagcagTATAAAGTGAGTTAGAGGCACAAACatccacaaaaacaaaatttagggcgaatttcatatgcttatttgcatattcaattattaaagaaatgtaaacaattaattttttgaaaatttttacTATACCGTCTTGCACTTTACAGCAGGTGCAAATTTTCACGGCGATCGCGCAATCAGTGGCCGagttctgggggggggggggtcaatttggcCCCAGTATATCCTGGTCCGAAATAGGGTTAAAGTTAAATATTTGCTTAGAATTGTTTGGACGTCACATTGGTCATGCTTGCTTATGCAACAGTCCCAGTTGCAATTCGACATGTACACGAGCACGTACATTGTAACATAAACAGAATCCAAACCCCTCATTAATTTTAATCCAGCTGCTTATAGAGCCTACGAAATCTTCTCTTTGAGCCCGTGAGATCTGACTCCAAATATGTGTTCAGACCTTGACAGAAAATGGGTCAGCCCTGGCGCTTCGATCATTGTCGATCGGCTTCGGCCGaagccccccccctccacctccGAAAATGCCCATCAGTTGTCataatttaccaatttttttataGGAGGGAGAAATTCAGGAAGAATAAGATAATGGGGATAAGACTGGTCCAGGAAAGGGACCTGTGTTGTTAATACATTCATTTATACGTGAGTGAGCCTAGTTCGAGTAAAAAATATCTTACTTTCAAGagcgatattttcacattttagaGACTTTATATCGTAATACAAGATATGGTAGGATATGGCAGGGAATGATGCTTTGCTTAACCCTCACAGAGCCGCGCCTagtccaaaagaaaaaaaactttcaataCCTCTTAATGAAATGGCTTAATTACTCACCCGTAACTGAGTTTACAAAAGGAGACAACATTTTGCAAAGCCTTCCAGAATCACAGCCAACAACGAGTACGTCGTCGTTTTCAACGAAATCGGTCAATTCTAAAGCTTCATCACGAAGTCGACTCTGTATACAAACGGAACTTATCAAATCATATTTCCGTGCTAGTTCTACTTTGTCAGCATTCATCTTGCCTTGCTTTGAATGTCCGAAATAAGTTGAAAAGATcagtgcagaaaattgagcaaagCTTTAAATCATGTTTGCATTaaatacataggcctactgGTCACTTGCCATCGCTATAATTCCAAAggtcttattaaaaaaaattaagcctTTGAACCAGCTTAGCAGGGAGACCAGACTTGGACATTCGAATGAGGAACCTCTTGAGAAGGCCATGGATCGAAATTGACACGGTTTTTCTATCAGGATGCCACCGTGCCTGGCCGTCCGCATTGTTGGTAGGCCaatattcggggggggggggggggcagtcaaatgtattgctgtacacacgcgtgaccaaattattttcaaacaccGCCTAAACTAGTTTTTTTCTGTGTGAAAAATAATCccataaacaagtttttcgtgGGCTTCATGTACACAtattggcccctaaacaagttgtcgacAAATTATGACCCCCTCAACAAGTTTTGTGTACCTTAAGCTTAAATTCATATTCATCATGGGTACTGCATCCCCGCCATTGCAGTTAGGGTTAAAACACCCGCACAATCGGGAAGAGcccgaacacttttcagaaacgTGGAGGAAAAAGTCCCGGGAAAAAGCTTGGAAGGAAAAaccataccctaaacacgtatggctagtctttacaaaaaaaaatctttgaaaaaaaaaacataacctaaatacgtttgaccccgcgatttaccattgaccagtccttcaaaaccacccttgaaaaaaacgggtgtttcttatacccttaacaagtgcacgcgcggcctgcgtccaaaacaaaaaaaaacacacaccccTTTAAACcagtttttttggtcacgcatgtgtacagcaatggGCACTTTTAGAAACGTACGTCGACATAGACGACTGAtacgagatgacgtcattttttggcctgcCATATGCCTCAGTGACGACATTTCGACCGCTCAAGctcagcatgaagatcaacctttaccttttaaaacacagttttcagtgatttttcacaaaattaatgtaagttgtacgatgcattatacgcttatcatatttgaaattgctctctgatctccaaaatatatatcgatatatatcctaactcgcgtaaaaaaggaatcaaagcaagtgaaagggcaagtgtgcacaagttgcaccttcgcatcacccgaccgggtcaccaggcgatggtacgccagatcttccgggtcgggcagcgtgtcatgacccgccgattatcgcgctgtttcacgtGGACGTACATAAacgtacaagtcgagtgaaatctTAAGTATTCGCATCTGTTgtgaacaagggcagacgacgacgttgacTCGAACGATCAGACAACTGCTACGCCGTTCTCGTTCACTGTTTTCTGCCCGGCAAATATTTTTGGTGGTTCAGGGAATTCTTCTGCGGTCCACATTATCAGAGCATAATCGAGTATAGGGTCATTGATCAGTCAGTGATTTCTAAATCTTCATTTAAAGGGAAGCtccgggctggaaatatttatatctaaataaatagagtaaaattcactgagcaaaaagatgaaaatttcatcaatatcggaaaacaaatagcgaagttatcaatattttgtgaaaacagttatctgcacatcattatgaatattcattaggtgggctgatgatgtcacatccccactttcctttctcttgtgttattacatgaaatcataattgttacatactttcatacatgtgtgaacaatgtgtctcctttataatgaaataagttgcagcaatgaatatctaatgcattaaataaGTTGTCAATCCAgttttttcagttcttggtagaaaaatttaaataaacctaattttgtataacaaaatacaaaagaacaagtgggaatgtgacatcatcaatttgctcattgaatattcatgaagacatgcctaaaacagtttcaccggaataatgcaaatctttaaaatgccataactttgttattccttgtccgattttgatcaaatttttagtgatttgtttgtctgatttttctttatatgtttatgtcatattattttcagcccggagcatccctttaattctGTAATAATCAATCGCACAAACAGGAAAGTAATGGTAGGTCGTGTGAAATTGGAATTGCAACGTTTGGTTCCCCATACATAACAATTTACATTTTTTGCATAAGTTTCTGCcggcattttattcataaatcaataacaaaatgaaaactgTATTTTCGATATTGCATGTTAAATAGTATTCGGGTAAAAAGATGAAGACAGACAATGATGGCACAAAGCTTTACATCATGTTAGCATTAAATACATAGGCCCTCTGGTCACTTGCCAACGCTATAATTCTAAAGGTCttataaaaaaatactgaacTTTGATTCacattttaggcctatttaAGCCTTTGAACAGGCGCAGCAGGTTGACCAGACTTGGGCAGTCGAATACGGGACACTTCGAAGTCATAAaagatatgtaggcctacatgtgtaacatcatggcccgtattctgaagtcgggtttaacttaaactcaggtttaaagttgtggtttaagtatggatagccaattgttacaaaaatcactaacggtagatatatcatatttcagctcatttggctctcaaatcgttcataattgtctaggaagtataaatagattgtcttcaccatcgatgaatcagaaaagagcacagtaaacataagaaacgttcaacttaattgatacttttggcttcccatacttaaaccacaattttaaacctgagtttaagttaaacctgacttcagaatacgggcccatgagTTTAGCTTGTGGGGGCGCCacgacgagagtcataaccggTCATAACCAAGAGTCCACGACTCGTCTTGGTCTCAATCtcagggacgtgggttcgattcctagtCATGGCATGtgttccttcagcaagaaatctacccatattgtgctgcactcaacccaggtggggtgaatgggtacccggtatcGGAAGAGATTCCTTGAATGTTTGAGCTCCTACAGGTACGTAGCCGATCTAAAGCTTTCTGCTCATTCATGAAATTTCGATCTGATGAGCGTAAGTCAGAAAGATCCTGTATGTTCctgttcatgtttttttttatctttgcatGTTAgatttatacaaaataatgctGGTATTCCATGCATTAACTCAAATATTCATGTGcttgtttgaaaatattacattGGGTGAAACGCAAAAGAGCAGCtactattttatatatataccaaACGTTTAAAAAATTCTTCCAGATCATGAGGTCCTATTACACTAATTTAAAATAGGCTGATTTATTGATAGGCCGGCAGACCTGTAAGGAAAGGAATATGCAAGACAATGTACTGTATATGGAACAAGCCTTGGGCTAcgttaaaatatttaattttgatacAAAATTTGATTCTGTTTGGTTTCACAAAaagaacgaaaaaaaatctgtctcaACGATGCAGCCAGTTTTAATAAATCTGGCATTACAAACATTGATACTAAtacataaccatgataacaaaCAAATCTAAACAAGAATGGCTAACATTTATTCCACATTTATTTTGGAAAGAAAGTTTCGATTTTCCCAACGCGGTGCACGTACACCGCCGCCCCCGACGCTTGTCTCacgttaatttttttgtttgtaatttgCCACTAAGCCCTGCATTCGGATTTCTCGTTCACTTTTTCCTTAGAAGCAGAAGTTGATTACCCTGAAGGCGCCATCGTATTTGTTAAGGCTTCAAAAAATCAGAATCGCTGGCTTTATATAGGACATGGAGCGCTTTCGGGGTCTCGAAAAAGtcaaaaggaaaaatgaaatattattgaaagAAGATGAAAGGAATATGGGttgaaatgtgatatcatttggtggatattatttcaaaatctattgTTATTTCTTATCACTACTGCTGAGTACGAACCTTTCTGAATAGCAAAGGTTTcacggaaaaaaaaatcataaataccgCATATAAAGATTTACAGAAATTTGCACCCTGAattccccttttcattttttactagGGGCCTACGCATATGAGAATACGTTAATGAATATTATCACATGAATGTattaaaaattgtgaaatacgGGAGAAAACGGCGTCCCggaccgttttttttttcggggcGCGGGATTGATACAGAGAGAGTCTGCCAGCTTGCCAAATCCCATCCACatggttgttttttttaattttaaaaaggaaTTATAATACATGTCatataattcatatatatatatatatatatatatatatataatattactCATATTCAAGATATAAGTAAGCCTACAAGGAGGAATAGGGGTATTATatgggaataaaaaaaacataaatgaagGATGTGTACGCGTGAATCAGTTAATAAAAACTTTGGGGATTTCATTCTTTGGTAGCCATTATGGTCATGTGTTCAATCCTCCCCGCTGCACCGTGGTAAACATTACCAGACCTCTTTGGGGTGACGTCACACAACCATTTGTACACGTCATCAATGAAGTCATTTTGGTGTTCCACAGGGATGTACTTCATCGGGTAAAAGAAGGTCCTTAATTGTCCTGCATGAAAATGGAGATAAGAGCGATTACTGTTTTACAAAATAATAGCATCCACGAAGACAGGGGAATCGAAGCCAATGGAATCGTGGcgcgtgtgtgtgtttgtgtttgaGTGTGTGAGTAAATCATATACGATTATTTTCGCCTGGGACCGAAATTTAGGGTCACTATCCGAAAGAGATGACCAAGGCTCAAACCTTGAACCTCTGTATCAATTCGTAACAGGCTCACGCCATATCACCCAGTTATCGTGACCTTTGTCAAGCTTGATACCggtgtacactctaaaaatagttgggcaaaaaatgctcaacttttaaccaaccctgggcaacatactttCCACGCAACTAAAATCTGTCCCAATTGGGtaataaaactaataattgggtaataaacttgctcaattggataataattgcccagaatatatatatttttttaccaacatacatttcccaacacagtggacagtatgttgcccaacatttgaAGTGTGTATAGTGCAGGCCAATTTAGGATCTGAAGCAGAAAGACCAGCTGACGGGTGTGGCCCTTTGCATCCAATATCTGGTAAAATCCATTCAGCGAATGATTCTTCTGCGATTAGAATTCAGTCCAAATTTCTATTGGTCCCAAACTACGTACTGTAACATCTGGAGATATTTTCCTTTATGTTTGTATATTCATGGACACACTATCGAAAGACCAAAGTATGTATCTTGGAGTTGATGTTTATATGATGTATCTTGGAGTTGATGTTTATATGATCTGTTGGAATACACAGTATATTTCATGGTGGCTAGCGGTCGGATCTGATCCTGCTAGTGGTGACATTAGACTGTGATGATGCCCTACGGAAATGTGAAATGATAGGGAAGGAACTTTGCGATGTCTGTGCGATGTCTGCCTGAGCCGTCGCTGTAGTCCCACATATACGGATCGCGGTGAGTTTTCACTGTACTTACAGCCTCATTCTCTGTGCTTGCAGCTTAGTGAATTTGTGCAGCTGTGTGTGACCGGTGAACTAAAACGTCAATATGAATGACTCCGTCGTGCCAAAATTGTCCTGGGAAGATGAAGATCTCCCAGGAGCCATTCAAATATTCAAACAGCAGTGTGAATTGTACGTCTCCGTGAAAAATGTCAGAGAGGAGAAACAGGTGGATCATATTCTGCTTTTCATGGGCACCCCTGGCCTCCGCATGTATAATTCATGGGACTTAGCAGAAAGAGACAGGAAGAACATCGCAGTTGTGTGGAATCGGTTTGAAAAGCAGCTTAAACCAAAGTCCAATTTCAGAGTCGCCCGCCTATACTTACAGAGATTTCGCCAGCAAGAGAGTGAAACTGCTGATAGTTTTGTGTCCAGACTGAAACTACATGCACAGACTTGCCAATTTCGCGATGACAGAGAGTTCGCTGACAGAGTCGTTGAACAATTCATTGCTGGCACGCGCCACACAGAGCTCCAAAAGCAGTTACTGGGGCAAGATGAACTGAATATTCAGCAGTGCTTGGACTACGCAAGAACTCATGAAGCTTCTATCTCGCACATGCAACAACTCGCAGGTGTGCGTTCGCAGTTGTCCCCAGCAGTCCACGTAATCCAACACAAACGAGATTGCAGGAACTGTGGGAGGAGCCATTCTTTCTCGTCACGTGAATCTTGTCCAGCGTATAATACGACATGCAACAGCTGTGGTAAGAAGAACCACTGGTCAAAGATGTGCCGATCAAAGCAAGGTGTGCAAGCATCTCGTGGTCGACAACAGCGTGATTCAAGCGGTCGCGATCGCGAACGTCGACAACATACACGGTCCATCTCGCATAAGCGTGGGAAGCAGAGGAGTTCTTCTCGCAATACACGGACAGCTACTCGTGATGTGCACTACACTGATGCGCACACACCGCCTGCCAAGGATGACACAGGTAGTGAGAGTTTTGACCAGCTGTCATTAAATGCTATCTTCACTTCGCTTGATGCGATTTCTGACCAAAGTGATGACGAAGCATTTACACGCATACAGATCCGTCAAGATGAACAAGAACGTATTATAAACCTCCTTGTTAAGGTTGACACCGGCTCACAGGTGAACACGATACCTCTACGCGTATACCGCCGCATGTTTCCCTCAAATCTTGATGCCGATGGTTTTCCCCGAAAAGGCCATCTAAAGGATACCAGCTGTGTCCTGACAGTATACAATGAAACGGCGATTAAACATTATGGAACAGTCACATTACCCTGTCGTCATGGTAACACTGGGTGGATTAATGCTGACTTCCACGTTTGTGACACCAGCAGACCAGCAATTCTCGGTTTACGCACATCAAAAGCGCTTCAACTGGTGGCCCTCACTTTCTCCATAGATTCGCGAAGTGTACAAGACAACACACAGCGTGACCCCATCCGCTCGGTAGCTGACCTGAAGTCGCAATACCCGCAACAGTTTGACGCGATCGGTGATTTCGCTGGAGAGTACCACATTGTACTAAATGATGGCGCCCATCCTGTGGTGCATGCTCCCCGTAAGTGCTCAATCCATATCCGCGACGAGCTGAAAGCTGCACTCGATGACATGGAAAAACAAGGTGTCATTCGCCGAGTCACTGAGCCCACCGACTGGGTCAGCAGTCTAGCCATTTCGCGCAAGGCAAACGGTCAGCTACGCATATGCTTGGACCCAAAGGACTTGAACAGTGCAATCAAACGGTGTCACCACACTACACCTACCGTCCAGGAAATTACGCACAAGCTCACAGGAGCCACGGTGTTCAGCAAACTGGACGCAAAACATGGGTATTGGTCAGTGCATTTGGATGCAGAAAGCCAACTGCTGACCACGTTCAACAGCCCGTTTGGAAGGTATAGCTACAAGCGTATGCCATTTGGCCTAGTGATGAGCCAAGATGTGTTCCAGCACCGAATGGACCAGATCCTAGAGCAGTGCACTGGCGTCATCGGGATCGCAGATGACATTGTCGTGTTCGGGGACTCACAGCAGTCACATGATAGAAATCTGCACGCCTTGATGGAGGTTGCAGCTAAGTCAGGTCTGAAATTCAACAGCAATAAGTGCTCCATCAATCAGGAACGAGTCGTTTTCTTTGGCATGGTCTATGACAAACATGGTGTCCATCCGGATCCAGCAAAGGTCCAGGCAGTGAGATCTATGCCAACTCCACGTGACAAGACTCAACTCCAGGAATTTTTGGGGATGGCTACCTACCTGAGCCCGTTCATCCCCAATCTCTCTAGCCGTACAGCAGATCTTCGTGAGCTTCTTCGGCAAGACAATGAGTTCGTTTGGTCTGAGAATCATCAGCGAGCTATGGATGACATACGCGATCAGATCTGTGAGAGTGCTACCCTACGTTACTTTGACCCCAACAAGGAGAGCATTGTACAGGTAGACGCATCATCTCGCGGATTAGGAGCTACACTTCTCCAAGATGGAGAACCCATCGCGTTTGCATCAAAAGCGCTGAGTGATGCTGAGACCCGATATGCCAACATCGAACGTGAAATGCTCGCGGTCGTCTTCGGATGTGAGCGGTTTCATATGTATGTCTTTGGTAAGCATTTCACAGTCGAATCCGATCATAAACCGTTGCAAATGATCCACCAGAAGCCGCTTACCTCAGCGCCACCGCGTTTACAGCGTATGTTACTACGCCTCCAGCAGTACGATTTTAACTTAATCTACCGCCCAGGGAAGGAAGTCCCAATTGCTGATAGTCTGTCGCGGTCTCCAGGACATGACAACACGCATATCGCACTCGACATGCAAATCAACCACATCCAGTTCACAGAGCAACGAATCGCAGATGTTAAGCGAGAAACCGACACGGATTCAACACTATCGCAGTTGAAATGTATCATAGGCCAAGGATGGCCAGAGCGTATGAAGGACCTTCCATCTCAGCTCAGACCGTATTGGTCATTCCGTGATGAGCTGTCAGTTGAAGATGGAATCATCATGAAAGGTCCCCGTGTTGTAGTGCCAAAGTCAATGCATGAGTATGTGTTAGGAAAGTTGCATGAAGGCCATCAGGGTTCTACGAAAACGAAGCTACGTGCACGCGATTGTGTATATTGGTTGAATATCAATAGCAATATCGAGAGTGTCGTAAACCAGTGCGCGACATGCCAAAAGCACCAGAGATCACAGCCTAAGGAGGAGCTACTCCCTCACGAGCTTCCAACACGACCTTGGCAGATTTTAGGCACAGATCTGTTCCATTTCGAAGGTCGCGAGTACCTGATCATAGCAGATTATTACTCAAAGTTCCCATTAGTTCGCAGAATGCCCGTCGAGTGTACAAGCAAAGCTGTCATTGAAGCTACGCAACAAATCTTCTCTGAGCATGGCATACCCGAGAAGGTTGTAAGTGACAATGGTCCGCATTTCGCCTCCTCAGCATACAAGGAATTCGCTAGCAATTGGAATTTCGCGCACGTCACATCGTCGCCACATTTTCCTCAGTCGAATGGATTCGTTGAGCGAG
Proteins encoded in this window:
- the LOC135153968 gene encoding ubiquinone biosynthesis O-methyltransferase-like produces the protein MNADKVELARKYDLISSVCIQSRLRDEALELTDFVENDDVLVVGCDSGRLCKMLSPFVNSVTGLDISHGLVEFARIENSGHNIRYFEEDAQTFGPLLTDWREKFDKILSMTALHWCFEKSVLKNIYQCLKPGGIVLLDFPAHSQIVSEWSPYGETCDVWIRKHPKWGQYLQVCMQHNNILQLIVSRIG